One Cupriavidus oxalaticus genomic region harbors:
- a CDS encoding hydantoinase B/oxoprolinase family protein, with translation MARLGIDIGGTFTDFALEVLHDGALRHHFQKVLTTPHAPEVAVVEGTRQILAAAGLQPADVKTLVHGTTLATNAVIERRGARIAFLTTEGFRDTLEMGNESRYDHYDLHVEKPEPLVPRCLRLTVRERLAADGKVLVPLDEEGMRELLPTLDEAEVEAVAIGFLHSFANPEHERKAAELLRAWRPRIRVSLSCEVAPEIREYERFATVCANAYVQPVMAGYLERLEGEMANLGIRAPLMLMLSNGGLCEAEVARRFPVRLLESGPAGGAILAAHVARTLKLERALLVDIGGTTAKLCFIDHGVPQTARSMEVARIARFKAGSGIPLRFPVIELAEIGAGGGSIAHRDTLGRLQVGPESASSVPGPACYGRGGTAPTVTDAHLLLGRIDPDEFGGGKMKLDLRAAERAYQQLGDALGLSAQDAAWSVCEIVDENMASAVREHAVEVGKGLDGRTLIAIGGMAPLHGARLAAKLGLDHVIVPVGAGVGSALGFLRAPVSFEATRSVLLGTAQFDADAANAIADGLIADLRQLVSRAASAQPMTEHRMAWMRYKGQGHEIRVELPSRRFQPNDGEALRRTFEAAYHASYGRTVEAGQVEILGWTIRVEASGPQATSAPTPARPSSASSTGAASPRIRDAFDQGARTWGRSAVHRIADLERADPRPGPALLVTDETTVVVPLGFGYALGQAGDLQLLRNQEHSATGRTDAAAAMPASIRLQVLWDRLNALVEEQARTMMRTAFSPTVREAGDLAAGLFDLEGRLIVQAVTGTPGHVNSLAACTVHFLKKYPIAEMREGDHFITNDPWLASGHLHDITVLSPVFQAGQPIGFFACTCHQVDIGGLGMGPDAKSVYEEGLQIPMLKLARNGRLNEDLLDMVRANVRQPEAVTGDILSYITANESSGRRLVATLDELGEAGLERIGNFVCERSAAGMRAAIGKLPRGTFRHSMALDGYDAPVHIECQVEIAEGKISVTFDGTSAASQRGINLVLNYTRAYAAFGVRAAVAPSVPNNAGSLALVEVNAPVGSILNVERPAPVCARHIIGQFLPEVVLGALAAAMPDSVPAEGAACNWGLQLRGHGAGGQHQGFEILFFNAGGSGARADSDGLSATCFPSGIRSIPVEICENFAPIVIWQKELLPGSGGAGRWRGGLGQRVEVSTRDGSAFQFFGLFDRVRNPARGRNGGMDGAPGWVGLASGQPLRSLGLQTVPAGEVLRIDVPGGAGYGHAKERDDDARRRDIEMGYVAQPEINA, from the coding sequence ATGGCAAGGCTCGGTATCGACATTGGCGGCACGTTCACCGATTTCGCACTCGAAGTTCTTCACGATGGTGCCTTGCGTCACCACTTCCAGAAGGTACTGACAACGCCCCACGCACCCGAAGTTGCGGTTGTGGAAGGTACCCGCCAGATACTGGCGGCAGCGGGCCTTCAACCGGCTGACGTCAAGACCCTCGTGCACGGCACGACCCTGGCGACCAACGCCGTCATCGAGCGCCGCGGCGCACGCATTGCGTTCCTGACGACAGAGGGATTTCGCGATACCCTGGAAATGGGCAACGAAAGCCGGTACGACCATTATGACCTCCATGTAGAAAAGCCCGAGCCGCTCGTGCCACGTTGCCTGCGGCTGACGGTGCGGGAGCGCCTGGCGGCAGACGGCAAGGTCCTCGTTCCGCTGGATGAGGAGGGCATGCGGGAACTGTTGCCGACGCTTGATGAAGCAGAGGTGGAAGCTGTTGCCATCGGCTTCCTGCATAGCTTTGCCAATCCGGAGCACGAACGCAAGGCCGCGGAACTGCTCCGCGCATGGCGTCCCCGGATACGCGTTTCCCTATCCTGCGAAGTCGCACCCGAAATCCGCGAATACGAACGCTTTGCCACCGTTTGCGCCAACGCCTACGTCCAGCCCGTCATGGCGGGATACCTGGAGCGCCTTGAGGGCGAAATGGCGAACCTGGGCATCCGCGCGCCACTGATGCTGATGCTCTCCAATGGCGGCTTGTGCGAGGCCGAAGTCGCGCGCCGCTTCCCGGTGCGCCTGCTCGAATCCGGGCCGGCGGGCGGGGCCATTCTCGCCGCCCATGTTGCGCGCACGCTCAAGCTGGAGCGCGCGCTGCTCGTCGACATTGGCGGGACCACCGCAAAACTTTGCTTCATCGATCATGGCGTGCCGCAGACTGCGCGCTCGATGGAAGTCGCGCGTATCGCGCGTTTCAAGGCGGGAAGCGGCATCCCGCTGCGCTTTCCGGTCATCGAACTGGCGGAGATTGGCGCCGGCGGCGGCTCCATTGCGCACCGGGACACGCTTGGACGACTGCAGGTGGGACCTGAAAGTGCCAGTTCGGTGCCCGGGCCCGCTTGCTATGGCCGAGGCGGCACGGCACCGACGGTCACGGACGCACACCTGCTGCTGGGCAGGATCGACCCCGACGAATTCGGCGGCGGCAAGATGAAGCTGGATCTGCGCGCGGCCGAACGTGCGTATCAGCAACTGGGCGACGCGCTCGGCCTGTCTGCCCAGGATGCCGCCTGGAGCGTATGCGAAATCGTCGATGAAAACATGGCCAGCGCGGTGCGCGAGCACGCCGTGGAAGTCGGCAAGGGACTCGATGGCCGGACGCTCATCGCTATTGGCGGCATGGCCCCGCTCCACGGCGCCCGCCTCGCCGCCAAACTCGGCCTGGACCACGTGATCGTCCCGGTGGGCGCGGGCGTGGGCTCCGCATTGGGCTTTCTCCGGGCGCCGGTCTCATTCGAAGCCACCCGCAGCGTGCTGCTTGGTACGGCGCAGTTTGACGCCGATGCGGCCAATGCCATCGCCGATGGCCTCATCGCGGACCTCCGGCAGCTGGTTTCCAGGGCTGCCTCGGCGCAACCCATGACTGAGCATCGCATGGCCTGGATGCGCTACAAGGGCCAGGGCCACGAGATTCGTGTCGAATTGCCGTCCCGCCGGTTCCAACCCAACGACGGCGAGGCCCTCAGGCGGACCTTCGAGGCAGCCTACCATGCATCCTATGGTCGTACGGTCGAGGCGGGGCAGGTTGAGATCCTGGGCTGGACCATTCGGGTGGAAGCCTCCGGGCCCCAGGCGACAAGCGCGCCGACGCCTGCACGCCCATCCTCCGCCAGCTCCACGGGAGCAGCCTCACCCCGGATCCGCGATGCGTTCGACCAGGGCGCCAGAACCTGGGGACGCTCCGCAGTGCATCGCATCGCGGACCTCGAGCGTGCCGACCCGCGCCCGGGTCCGGCCCTGCTTGTGACAGACGAGACAACCGTTGTGGTACCGCTGGGCTTTGGTTATGCCCTGGGGCAAGCCGGAGACCTCCAGCTTCTGCGCAATCAGGAACACAGTGCAACAGGCAGGACCGATGCTGCGGCTGCGATGCCTGCCAGCATTCGCCTGCAAGTGCTATGGGATCGCCTCAATGCCCTGGTTGAAGAACAGGCACGCACCATGATGCGGACCGCCTTCTCGCCGACCGTACGGGAAGCCGGTGACCTGGCAGCGGGGCTCTTCGATCTGGAGGGCCGCCTCATTGTGCAAGCGGTTACCGGAACGCCCGGCCATGTGAATTCCCTGGCGGCATGCACGGTGCATTTCCTGAAGAAGTACCCGATCGCGGAAATGCGTGAAGGAGACCATTTCATTACCAATGATCCATGGCTTGCCTCAGGGCATCTGCACGACATTACCGTGTTGTCGCCGGTATTCCAGGCTGGCCAGCCCATCGGCTTCTTTGCCTGCACCTGCCATCAGGTCGACATCGGCGGCCTTGGCATGGGACCCGACGCCAAGTCGGTCTACGAAGAAGGCCTCCAGATCCCGATGCTCAAGCTGGCACGAAACGGCCGGCTGAATGAAGACCTGCTGGACATGGTGCGAGCGAATGTGCGCCAGCCCGAGGCAGTGACCGGCGACATCCTGTCCTACATCACCGCAAATGAGAGCAGCGGCCGGCGACTGGTGGCAACGCTGGATGAACTGGGTGAGGCCGGGCTGGAGAGGATCGGCAACTTTGTTTGCGAACGCTCCGCCGCCGGCATGCGTGCGGCGATCGGGAAACTGCCGCGCGGTACGTTTCGCCACAGCATGGCGCTCGATGGCTACGATGCGCCAGTGCATATCGAATGCCAGGTCGAGATTGCCGAAGGCAAGATTTCGGTGACCTTTGACGGCACTTCCGCCGCCAGCCAGCGGGGGATCAACCTGGTCCTCAACTACACGCGGGCCTATGCCGCCTTCGGCGTCCGCGCGGCAGTCGCGCCTTCCGTTCCCAACAATGCGGGCTCGCTTGCCCTGGTTGAAGTCAATGCGCCGGTGGGCTCGATTCTCAATGTAGAGCGCCCTGCCCCGGTCTGCGCACGGCATATCATCGGGCAATTCCTGCCGGAGGTCGTCCTGGGCGCGCTTGCGGCGGCGATGCCCGACAGCGTGCCGGCGGAAGGTGCGGCGTGCAACTGGGGCCTGCAGTTGCGGGGCCATGGCGCCGGCGGGCAGCATCAGGGGTTCGAAATCCTGTTCTTCAACGCAGGCGGCTCGGGCGCGCGCGCCGACAGCGACGGCCTCTCCGCGACGTGTTTCCCCAGCGGCATCCGCTCCATCCCGGTGGAGATCTGCGAGAACTTTGCCCCCATCGTCATCTGGCAAAAAGAGCTCCTGCCCGGGTCGGGAGGCGCTGGACGGTGGCGAGGCGGCCTCGGACAGCGCGTCGAAGTGTCCACCCGCGACGGCTCGGCATTCCAGTTCTTCGGTCTCTTCGACCGCGTGCGCAACCCTGCAAGGGGCCGCAATGGCGGCATGGATGGCGCACCGGGATGGGTGGGCCTCGCCAGCGGCCAGCCGCTCAGGTCATTGGGATTGCAGACGGTTCCCGCGGGCGAGGTATTGCGCATCGACGTGCCTGGCGGGGCGGGGTATGGCCATGCCAAGGAACGCGACGACGACGCACGTCGACGCGACATCGAAATGGGTTATGTAGCACAGCCTGAAATCAACGCTTAA
- a CDS encoding aldehyde dehydrogenase family protein, whose protein sequence is MAVIKVRNPRTGAHDYEFVAADADAVGKAVARARDAQREWYGKGLEHRIQALSAWATALETRADAITSALADDTARTRISREELGAVIHFIHGYCEAAPEVLAQPFRKFRHNSDVVFKTTLVPYPVVGVISPWNFPLVLSFIDAIPALLAGATVVIKPSEVTPRFVEPLQASIGDVPGLDGVISLLQGAAETGRALLSEVDAIVFTGSVPTGRKIAVAAAERFIPAFLELGGKDPAVVLAGSDLARAATSILRSALYNTGQVCYAIERVYVDASIHDAFMEELVRQVQGMRRSAAAGDGGHYGPFIHAAQGDIVRAQLQDAVARGARVVTGGVVENAGGAVWLDPTIVVDVDHSMDLMTQETFGPVVPVMRFASEDEAARLANDTIFGLSGAVFGPDTHTAGDFATRMEAGGVSINDTELQRGMMFDGEKTAFKFSGMGGSRYGATSILRYVRKRALIANEGGIKPLDELSEID, encoded by the coding sequence ATGGCAGTTATCAAAGTGAGGAACCCCCGCACCGGCGCGCACGACTATGAATTTGTCGCCGCCGATGCCGATGCGGTAGGCAAGGCCGTGGCGCGGGCACGCGACGCGCAGCGGGAGTGGTACGGCAAGGGACTGGAACACCGTATCCAGGCCTTGTCAGCCTGGGCCACGGCCCTGGAAACCCGCGCGGATGCCATTACCAGTGCGCTGGCAGACGATACTGCCCGCACCAGGATCTCGCGCGAAGAGCTTGGCGCGGTGATCCATTTCATTCATGGATATTGCGAGGCGGCACCGGAAGTCCTCGCGCAGCCATTCCGCAAGTTCCGCCATAACAGCGATGTCGTGTTCAAGACGACCCTGGTGCCCTATCCCGTGGTTGGCGTCATCAGCCCCTGGAACTTCCCGCTCGTGCTCTCATTCATCGATGCCATTCCGGCATTGCTGGCGGGCGCAACCGTTGTCATCAAGCCGAGCGAGGTGACGCCACGCTTCGTGGAGCCCCTGCAGGCATCGATCGGCGACGTGCCCGGCCTGGACGGCGTCATCAGCCTTCTGCAGGGCGCGGCGGAAACCGGCCGCGCCCTGCTGTCGGAAGTCGATGCCATCGTGTTTACCGGCAGCGTGCCGACCGGGCGAAAGATCGCCGTGGCCGCCGCGGAGCGCTTCATCCCGGCGTTCCTGGAACTGGGTGGCAAGGATCCGGCCGTGGTGCTGGCGGGTTCCGACCTCGCGCGCGCCGCCACCAGCATCCTGCGCAGCGCGCTCTATAACACCGGGCAGGTGTGCTATGCAATCGAGCGCGTGTACGTCGACGCGTCGATCCACGATGCCTTCATGGAGGAACTGGTCCGCCAGGTCCAGGGCATGCGCCGCAGCGCGGCCGCCGGTGACGGCGGCCACTATGGCCCCTTCATCCACGCGGCCCAGGGCGACATTGTCCGCGCACAATTGCAGGACGCGGTTGCCAGGGGTGCGCGCGTGGTAACGGGCGGCGTGGTGGAGAACGCCGGCGGCGCGGTATGGCTCGACCCCACGATCGTGGTCGACGTGGATCACTCGATGGACCTGATGACGCAGGAGACCTTCGGCCCGGTGGTCCCGGTCATGCGCTTTGCCAGCGAAGACGAGGCGGCGCGGCTGGCGAACGACACCATCTTTGGCCTGAGCGGTGCCGTGTTCGGCCCGGATACGCATACCGCGGGCGACTTCGCCACGCGCATGGAAGCCGGCGGAGTCAGCATCAACGACACGGAACTGCAGCGCGGCATGATGTTCGACGGCGAAAAGACCGCCTTCAAGTTCTCGGGCATGGGCGGTTCGCGCTACGGTGCCACCAGCATCCTGCGCTATGTGCGCAAGCGCGCGCTGATCGCGAACGAGGGCGGCATCAAGCCGCTGGACGAACTGTCCGAGATCGACTGA
- a CDS encoding Bug family tripartite tricarboxylate transporter substrate binding protein, whose product MKKRLTAAILLVCGVMAGGTPSHAETTWPARPIRLVIPFPPGGGTDILSRIVATEVSQGTRWTFVPDNKPGAGGTIGIADVVRAAPTGYDIVMGQKDNVVVAPWVNKAVSYDPRKDLVAIAHVAYIPLVIVTPKDSPYKSFPDLVAAARKSPGTITYASPGNGTTAHLAAEIIGKAAGIRLLHVPYKGSNAALVDTMAGNVNVMISSVPSALAQIKAGKVRAMAVTSATRSSALPDVPTVAESGYQQVDVSSWYGLFAPAKTPKDVVERIGMEVNKAMAKPAVIHHINEQGAEAKSMSAAEFSKLVQSDYLKWKDIVKASGATVE is encoded by the coding sequence ATGAAAAAAAGACTGACCGCAGCGATTCTGCTCGTGTGTGGCGTGATGGCGGGAGGCACCCCGTCTCATGCCGAAACCACATGGCCGGCCAGGCCAATCCGGCTGGTGATCCCGTTTCCGCCCGGTGGCGGCACCGACATCCTGTCCCGCATCGTTGCGACCGAGGTGTCCCAAGGCACCAGGTGGACGTTTGTCCCGGACAACAAGCCCGGCGCCGGCGGGACCATCGGTATTGCCGATGTGGTCAGGGCCGCCCCGACCGGATACGACATCGTGATGGGGCAGAAGGACAATGTCGTGGTCGCGCCGTGGGTGAACAAGGCCGTGAGCTACGACCCGCGCAAGGATCTCGTGGCGATCGCCCACGTTGCGTACATCCCGCTGGTAATCGTCACGCCAAAGGATTCGCCTTACAAGTCCTTCCCGGACCTGGTGGCCGCCGCGCGGAAATCGCCTGGCACGATCACGTATGCGTCGCCGGGCAACGGCACCACGGCCCATCTTGCCGCCGAGATCATCGGCAAGGCCGCCGGCATCAGGCTCCTGCATGTCCCCTACAAGGGCTCCAACGCTGCGCTGGTCGATACCATGGCAGGGAATGTGAATGTGATGATCTCCTCGGTTCCATCGGCGCTGGCGCAGATCAAGGCGGGCAAGGTGCGCGCCATGGCTGTCACCTCGGCAACGCGTAGCTCCGCCTTGCCCGACGTGCCCACGGTTGCAGAAAGCGGCTACCAGCAGGTTGACGTCAGCTCCTGGTATGGGCTTTTCGCGCCGGCGAAGACGCCCAAGGACGTTGTAGAACGCATCGGCATGGAGGTGAACAAGGCAATGGCCAAGCCAGCCGTCATCCACCACATCAACGAACAGGGCGCGGAAGCGAAGTCCATGTCCGCAGCAGAGTTCTCAAAGCTTGTCCAGAGCGATTATCTGAAGTGGAAGGACATCGTCAAGGCGTCCGGGGCCACGGTCGAATGA
- a CDS encoding CaiB/BaiF CoA transferase family protein: MGSESTPAAQRLPLSGIRVIEMTHMVMGPACGLVLADLGAEVIKVEPPKGDGTRRLLGAGAGFFRAFNRNKKSISVEVSESKDMQALLKLIDSADVFLENFKPGRMKDLGLDYETLRKRNPRLIYVSHKGFLSGPYEKRLALDEVVQMMAGLAYMTGPAGRPLRAGSSVNDIMGGMFGAIGVLAALHERNATGTGKEIQSGLFENCVLLSAQHMQQYAVTGKPAAPMPARISAWAVYDVFELADSHQMFIAATGDAQWRTLCHIIDRNDLLEDRRLASNNDRVLARDWLLPTLAETLKAFRPEMLTAAFEAGNVPFAEITRPEELFDDPHLKESGGLAKLQVDDGSITEVPLLPLSLDGARLQPRMPIARIGEHTREVLESVGCSASEVDAIVARHCGPDPAQPAAGHMD; encoded by the coding sequence ATGGGTAGCGAAAGCACTCCGGCAGCACAACGCCTGCCCCTAAGCGGAATCCGGGTCATAGAAATGACCCACATGGTCATGGGCCCGGCATGCGGACTGGTCCTTGCCGACCTGGGAGCAGAGGTCATCAAGGTCGAACCGCCGAAAGGGGACGGCACGCGTCGGTTGCTCGGCGCGGGCGCAGGGTTCTTTCGGGCATTCAACCGAAACAAGAAGAGCATCTCAGTCGAAGTGAGCGAAAGCAAGGACATGCAAGCCCTGCTGAAGCTGATCGACAGCGCCGATGTCTTTCTTGAAAACTTCAAGCCTGGCCGCATGAAAGACCTGGGCCTGGACTATGAAACGCTGCGCAAGCGCAACCCGAGGCTGATCTATGTCTCGCACAAGGGATTTCTCAGCGGGCCATACGAAAAGCGCCTTGCTCTCGACGAAGTCGTACAGATGATGGCGGGGCTCGCCTACATGACAGGCCCGGCCGGACGCCCCTTGCGTGCCGGCAGCTCAGTCAATGACATCATGGGGGGCATGTTCGGCGCCATTGGTGTGCTTGCGGCCTTGCACGAACGCAACGCCACCGGAACGGGCAAGGAGATCCAGTCCGGCCTTTTCGAGAACTGCGTCCTCTTGTCTGCGCAACACATGCAGCAGTACGCCGTGACCGGAAAGCCCGCAGCGCCGATGCCGGCACGGATCAGCGCCTGGGCTGTCTACGATGTGTTCGAGCTGGCAGACAGCCACCAGATGTTTATTGCCGCCACCGGTGACGCCCAGTGGCGGACGCTTTGCCACATCATCGACCGGAACGATCTCCTCGAGGACCGGCGCCTGGCGTCCAACAACGACAGGGTACTGGCAAGGGACTGGTTGTTGCCGACGCTGGCCGAAACCCTGAAGGCCTTCCGCCCCGAAATGCTGACGGCCGCTTTTGAAGCGGGCAACGTACCGTTTGCCGAGATCACCCGTCCCGAAGAGCTGTTCGACGATCCGCATCTCAAGGAAAGTGGCGGGCTGGCGAAGCTGCAGGTCGATGACGGCAGCATCACCGAAGTTCCCCTGCTGCCGCTCAGCCTGGATGGCGCACGCCTGCAGCCTCGCATGCCGATCGCACGCATTGGCGAGCACACCCGTGAGGTGCTGGAATCCGTCGGCTGTTCGGCAAGCGAGGTGGATGCCATCGTGGCCAGGCACTGTGGGCCCGATCCCGCCCAACCGGCCGCCGGCCACATGGATTGA
- a CDS encoding aspartate/glutamate racemase family protein yields MDAYDTGLRSRTVHGVAIGILMLDTGFERLPGDVGHAATWPFPVQYGVVRGADAAAAARGDTEGMLAALVAGATELVATGVDAIATSCGFLAPLQSRLAASCPVPVATSSLLQIPLAQQLLPAGRRVGILAATRAGLTGEVFRAIGVPPDLPVEALDEGSAFLRDHRENRLRVDGQAHRQEVVAAARRLLQRHPEVGAIVCECANFPRHSRAIREATGLPVFDAVTLVNWLHASVNPAFHA; encoded by the coding sequence ATGGATGCCTACGACACCGGACTTCGGTCACGCACCGTGCACGGCGTTGCAATCGGCATCCTGATGCTCGACACAGGCTTTGAGCGGCTGCCCGGCGATGTCGGCCATGCCGCGACCTGGCCGTTCCCGGTCCAGTATGGGGTCGTGCGCGGCGCCGATGCCGCGGCGGCTGCACGCGGCGACACCGAGGGAATGCTCGCGGCCCTGGTCGCGGGCGCAACGGAACTGGTGGCAACCGGGGTCGATGCGATTGCCACCAGTTGCGGCTTCCTGGCGCCGCTGCAATCCCGGCTGGCGGCAAGCTGTCCCGTTCCGGTCGCGACCTCCAGCCTGCTGCAGATCCCGCTGGCGCAGCAGCTACTTCCGGCGGGACGCCGGGTCGGGATCCTGGCGGCGACGCGCGCGGGGCTGACTGGCGAAGTATTTCGTGCGATCGGCGTGCCGCCCGACCTGCCGGTCGAGGCGCTCGATGAAGGCAGTGCGTTCCTGCGCGACCATCGTGAGAACAGGCTGCGGGTGGATGGACAGGCGCATCGCCAGGAAGTCGTTGCGGCGGCGCGGCGCCTGCTGCAACGGCACCCCGAGGTGGGCGCGATCGTCTGCGAGTGCGCCAATTTCCCGCGGCATTCGCGCGCCATCCGCGAGGCGACCGGGTTGCCGGTCTTCGATGCGGTCACACTGGTCAACTGGCTGCACGCGAGCGTGAACCCCGCCTTCCACGCCTGA
- a CDS encoding ABC transporter substrate-binding protein: protein MLKAHKTKRAVAAGLALALSALAAAAAAQEPAAKGTPQGNTVIGIANFGPHPALDQSVSGFKEEMRKHGYVEGKNTTYVYSDANFTPAMIPQILGQIEAKKPAVILTVTTPVSQAALSSITNKSLPMVFCLISDPVAAGLVPSWRQGSARFVGSASAMDYDAVLSFAKRMFPDARRFGVLYSPGEANDVVAVKAIEAASARQGLTLRSISVDASMDVPQRTQMLSDVDFVYAIGSNLVQSSMPAVASVTDRYKIPILSAETELIKKGGVVAVAYSASYAAQGAQAAQLAAKILDGKRPSELAPLKPGPNDYTTLISRKKLAQLGKPLPASMASCNCFVD, encoded by the coding sequence ATGTTGAAAGCACACAAGACGAAACGCGCCGTGGCCGCGGGCCTGGCGCTCGCGCTGAGCGCGCTGGCGGCGGCCGCCGCGGCGCAGGAGCCGGCAGCCAAAGGCACGCCCCAGGGCAATACCGTCATTGGCATTGCCAACTTTGGTCCGCATCCCGCGCTGGATCAGAGTGTTTCCGGCTTCAAGGAGGAGATGCGCAAGCATGGCTACGTGGAAGGAAAAAACACCACGTACGTCTACAGCGACGCGAATTTCACGCCCGCGATGATCCCCCAGATCCTCGGCCAGATCGAGGCGAAGAAGCCGGCGGTGATACTGACCGTGACAACCCCGGTTTCCCAGGCAGCGCTGTCGAGCATTACGAACAAGTCCCTGCCGATGGTGTTCTGCCTGATCAGCGACCCGGTGGCGGCCGGCCTCGTGCCCAGCTGGCGCCAGGGTAGCGCGCGCTTCGTTGGCTCGGCCAGTGCCATGGACTATGACGCCGTGCTGAGCTTTGCCAAGCGCATGTTCCCCGATGCCAGGCGGTTTGGGGTGCTGTACTCCCCGGGCGAGGCCAACGATGTGGTGGCAGTCAAGGCGATCGAGGCGGCGTCGGCGCGGCAGGGCCTGACCCTGCGCAGCATCAGCGTCGATGCCTCCATGGACGTGCCGCAGCGCACGCAGATGCTGTCGGACGTCGATTTTGTCTATGCCATCGGCTCCAATCTCGTGCAGTCGTCCATGCCGGCCGTGGCATCCGTTACCGACCGCTACAAGATTCCTATCCTGAGCGCGGAGACAGAGCTCATCAAGAAGGGCGGGGTGGTGGCTGTTGCTTACTCGGCATCGTATGCCGCGCAAGGTGCGCAGGCAGCGCAACTGGCGGCAAAGATCCTGGATGGCAAGCGGCCGTCCGAGCTGGCACCGCTCAAGCCGGGACCGAACGACTACACGACACTGATCAGCCGCAAGAAGCTTGCCCAGCTGGGCAAGCCCCTGCCTGCGAGCATGGCTTCATGCAATTGCTTCGTTGACTGA
- a CDS encoding Bug family tripartite tricarboxylate transporter substrate binding protein, protein MKPFLASLARCLVVLPVALAAQTGSAQEGPVRVLVGFPPGGVTDVVARLLAKGMQTEIARPVIVENRPGAGGQIAAQVLKAARPDGSTLFLTNSHTTAMIPLTSLHPGYDPQKDFTPVGLVGTMPNFFVVNPELVGPGVDSLKAFSQWAREKPGRGNIGVPAPASAPEFSIALLNKAFSADLKAVAYRGDAPMVQDMLAGQIPAGICAMAAALPHVRAGKLRLLAVDGPERLPGFDVPTYAERGVNGLSDAMTLGIIAPAGLSPALVTKYNAAINKVVASKAFRERVAESGIIASAGTPDDLARVTEASRKANAELVKAAGYQPQ, encoded by the coding sequence ATGAAACCTTTCCTCGCATCGTTGGCACGCTGTCTTGTGGTACTACCCGTGGCGCTGGCCGCGCAGACCGGTTCGGCGCAGGAAGGCCCCGTCAGGGTCCTGGTGGGCTTCCCGCCGGGCGGCGTGACGGACGTCGTTGCCCGCCTGCTGGCCAAAGGCATGCAGACGGAGATCGCGCGGCCAGTCATTGTGGAAAACCGTCCAGGCGCCGGCGGCCAGATTGCGGCGCAAGTCCTCAAGGCCGCCCGCCCCGATGGCAGTACGCTGTTCCTGACCAACAGCCACACCACTGCCATGATTCCCCTTACCAGTCTCCATCCGGGATATGACCCGCAGAAGGACTTCACGCCGGTTGGCCTGGTCGGGACGATGCCGAATTTCTTTGTCGTGAATCCGGAATTAGTGGGACCCGGTGTGGACAGCCTGAAGGCATTTTCGCAATGGGCGAGAGAGAAACCCGGCCGGGGCAACATCGGCGTTCCCGCGCCGGCGAGCGCGCCGGAGTTCTCCATAGCGCTGTTGAACAAGGCCTTCAGCGCAGACCTCAAGGCCGTTGCCTACCGGGGCGATGCTCCGATGGTGCAGGACATGCTGGCGGGACAGATTCCCGCCGGCATCTGCGCGATGGCTGCCGCCCTGCCTCATGTGCGCGCCGGCAAGCTCAGGCTCCTGGCGGTCGACGGGCCCGAAAGGCTGCCTGGTTTCGATGTCCCCACCTACGCCGAGCGCGGCGTCAACGGCCTGAGCGACGCCATGACACTCGGCATCATCGCGCCGGCCGGCCTCTCGCCGGCGTTGGTGACCAAGTACAACGCGGCGATCAACAAGGTTGTCGCGTCCAAAGCCTTCCGGGAACGGGTCGCGGAATCCGGCATCATCGCCAGCGCCGGCACGCCGGATGACCTGGCACGCGTCACGGAAGCCAGCCGGAAAGCCAATGCCGAGCTGGTGAAAGCGGCCGGATACCAACCCCAGTAA